A window from Polyangium spumosum encodes these proteins:
- a CDS encoding response regulator — protein sequence MAQAMGEGEMEQTSTFRPRVLIVDDDPDFLAIAEASLEAHGFQVERAKGGLRGVFLATQDVPDAVLCDLRMPGIDGFVVAEALRSDPATQKMALFACTGRRDLSARAKLANSAFDAVLVKPVDWDEAARLLRDAIRAHAHP from the coding sequence ATGGCGCAGGCGATGGGCGAGGGCGAGATGGAGCAGACGAGCACGTTTCGCCCGCGGGTCCTCATCGTCGACGACGATCCGGACTTCCTCGCGATCGCCGAGGCTTCGCTCGAGGCGCACGGCTTCCAGGTCGAGCGCGCGAAGGGCGGCCTGCGCGGCGTCTTCCTCGCCACGCAGGACGTACCGGACGCCGTCCTGTGCGACCTGCGTATGCCCGGCATCGACGGCTTCGTCGTCGCCGAGGCGCTGCGCTCCGACCCCGCGACGCAGAAGATGGCGCTCTTCGCGTGCACCGGCCGGCGTGATCTGTCGGCGCGCGCCAAGCTCGCGAACAGCGCGTTCGACGCGGTCCTGGTCAAGCCAGTCGACTGGGACGAAGCCGCCCGCCTGTTGCGTGACGCGATCCGCGCGCACGCCCACCCGTGA